One window of Vicinamibacterales bacterium genomic DNA carries:
- a CDS encoding FHA domain-containing protein: MWILRTKVGSDDEERATFRVMPGSTKTMGRATRADFILDAALVSRVHCRFIAGDAGTLEVEDLKSTNGTFVNDRRVKRAPLEAGDRVRVGRMELVVERKAEA; this comes from the coding sequence ATGTGGATCCTTCGAACGAAGGTCGGGTCCGACGATGAGGAGCGGGCGACGTTCCGCGTGATGCCGGGCTCGACGAAGACGATGGGGAGGGCGACGCGCGCGGATTTCATCCTCGATGCCGCGCTCGTGTCGCGCGTGCACTGCCGTTTCATCGCGGGCGATGCCGGCACGCTCGAAGTGGAGGACTTGAAGAGCACGAACGGCACGTTCGTGAACGACCGTCGGGTGAAGAGAGCCCCGCTCGAGGCCGGCGATCGCGTGAGGGTTGGGCGGATGGAACTGGTGGTGGAACGGAAGGCGGAGGCTTGA
- a CDS encoding MBL fold metallo-hydrolase, producing MLLESRDSPPFYKNGYVLGCQQTREAVIIDPGDEIEQLLRVRDEHQLRVTHILLTHAHVDHVAGTARARAACNAPVCLHRDDLPLYEAAPQQAAFFGLEIEPPPPVDQFYDLSAPIAFGRYEVRVLHTPGHTPGGVCLLVGRAGEAGKKVFVGDTLFAGSIGRTDLPGGDYDTLIGSIRGVLFKLADDVEVYSGHGPKTMIGQERRTNPFLTGTRGR from the coding sequence ATGCTGCTCGAGAGCCGCGATTCGCCCCCCTTCTACAAGAACGGCTACGTGCTCGGCTGCCAGCAGACCCGGGAGGCGGTCATCATCGATCCCGGCGACGAGATCGAGCAGTTGCTGCGCGTACGCGACGAGCACCAGTTGCGCGTGACGCACATTCTCCTGACGCACGCCCACGTGGATCACGTGGCGGGCACCGCGCGGGCCCGCGCAGCCTGCAACGCGCCGGTGTGCCTTCACCGCGACGATCTACCGCTTTATGAGGCGGCGCCACAGCAGGCCGCGTTCTTCGGCCTCGAGATCGAGCCGCCGCCGCCCGTCGATCAGTTCTACGATCTGTCGGCGCCCATCGCCTTCGGCCGGTACGAGGTGCGAGTGCTCCACACGCCGGGGCACACGCCCGGCGGCGTGTGCCTGCTCGTCGGCCGCGCGGGCGAGGCCGGGAAGAAGGTGTTCGTCGGGGACACGCTGTTCGCCGGGTCGATCGGAAGGACGGACCTGCCGGGTGGTGACTATGACACGCTCATTGGTTCGATTCGAGGTGTCCTCTTCAAGCTGGCCGACGACGTGGAGGTCTACTCGGGACACGGTCCGAAGACGATGATCGGCCAGGAACGACGGACGAACCCGTTCCTGACCGGCACGCGCGGGCGGTAG
- a CDS encoding threonine/serine dehydratase yields MTPTLVDVQAARSRIAGRVRRTPLVRSDWLSDIGGGDVFLKLESLQITNSFKARGALNALLAIVEHSSAAAAPTAIVTASAGNHGRALAWAAQQVGIPVVIYTPRRAPATKLDAIRRHGADLRAVAETYEESERLAKEHARVSGCPFISAYSHPDLLAAIGTIALEVVEDLPGVDQVIVPTGGGGLLAGLAAALDAVAPATEVVGVEVEASHPFAASLAAGRIVEVEVGPTIADGLAGNMDPDNLAFPIVQALVDRMAIVGERQLEDGIRGLVHHEHLIAEGAGIAGVAAILGGAVSASGRRTAVVVSGANIDSRRLRTILEGADFA; encoded by the coding sequence ATGACACCAACACTCGTCGACGTCCAGGCAGCGCGCTCGCGGATCGCCGGGCGTGTCCGCCGGACGCCGCTCGTCCGCTCCGATTGGCTGTCCGACATCGGCGGCGGCGATGTCTTCCTCAAGCTCGAGTCGCTCCAGATCACCAACTCGTTCAAGGCCCGCGGCGCTCTGAACGCGCTGCTGGCGATCGTCGAGCACTCCAGCGCGGCCGCGGCGCCGACTGCCATCGTCACGGCGTCGGCGGGCAATCACGGCCGCGCCCTCGCGTGGGCGGCGCAACAGGTCGGGATACCGGTCGTGATCTACACCCCACGACGCGCGCCGGCAACCAAGCTCGACGCAATCCGACGCCATGGCGCCGACCTGCGAGCGGTGGCTGAGACCTACGAGGAATCCGAACGGCTCGCCAAGGAGCATGCGCGGGTGAGCGGTTGCCCGTTCATCTCCGCCTACAGCCATCCCGACCTCCTGGCCGCGATCGGAACGATTGCCCTCGAGGTCGTCGAGGATCTGCCAGGCGTCGATCAGGTGATCGTGCCGACGGGCGGCGGCGGCCTCCTCGCGGGACTGGCGGCCGCGCTCGATGCGGTCGCGCCGGCAACCGAGGTCGTCGGCGTCGAGGTCGAGGCATCGCATCCGTTCGCGGCATCGCTCGCCGCCGGACGGATCGTCGAGGTGGAGGTCGGACCGACGATCGCGGACGGCCTGGCGGGGAACATGGACCCGGACAACCTCGCATTCCCGATCGTGCAGGCGCTCGTCGATCGCATGGCGATCGTCGGTGAGCGCCAGCTCGAGGACGGCATCCGCGGCCTCGTGCATCACGAGCACCTGATTGCGGAAGGCGCGGGAATTGCTGGTGTGGCAGCGATCCTCGGTGGCGCGGTCTCAGCCTCCGGCCGTCGAACTGCCGTGGTCGTGTCCGGCGCCAATATCGACAGCCGGCGGCTCAGGACGATTCTCGAGGGCGCGGATTTCGCGTGA